The Pedobacter frigiditerrae genomic sequence CACTTAGATCAATATTACAATGATTTACACAATTTTTAACAGCTTGCAGCATGGTTAAGGATGAACCAGATAATGTTCCATCTGGCATTACAAATTTATCTCCCAGTAAACGATGCTGATAAGGGCCCGATGAGCACTCTGTTACAGCATCTGTAATTAAGAACATTCGCTCCTTTAACAATTTCTGACTAAACTTTATCACTTCAAAATCTACGTGGTTCCCATCGGCAATTATACTTGCCATTGCTTTGCCATGATTAAATACTGCTGTTGGTATGCCTGGACCTCTATGATGAATAGGTGACATGGCATTAAACAAATGTGTTGTGGTTTGTATCCCTAAATTGTACGCAGCAGTTGCTTGTTCAAAACTTGCATCGCTATGTCCCAAAGAGACAACCACACCATTATCCAAAAGATATTGTATAACTTTTTCATCTTGTAGTTCAGGAGCAATGGTCATCATTTTAATTACTCCATCGCCAAAATCAAGTAATGCCTTAATTTCGTCAAGTGTAGCCTTACGAATAAATTCGCTAACATGTGCTCCTCTTCTTTTAGCATTTAAAAATGGTCCTTCTAAGTGCAGACCTAGGCAATTTTTTGCTATTCTTTTATGCTCTTTCGCAGCTGTAATACAAGCATTAAAAACTTCTGGTGTATTTGTGGCAATACAAGCTAAAAAACCTGTCGTTCCTTTTTTTAAAAGATCATCTTC encodes the following:
- the nagA gene encoding N-acetylglucosamine-6-phosphate deacetylase, which codes for MTQTFDNYNYFDGDTIISLEELEIAKGKFKTVKTAEIVSDRENLIIPGFIDLQIYGAGGRLFSAEPTVESLEIIEDDLLKKGTTGFLACIATNTPEVFNACITAAKEHKRIAKNCLGLHLEGPFLNAKRRGAHVSEFIRKATLDEIKALLDFGDGVIKMMTIAPELQDEKVIQYLLDNGVVVSLGHSDASFEQATAAYNLGIQTTTHLFNAMSPIHHRGPGIPTAVFNHGKAMASIIADGNHVDFEVIKFSQKLLKERMFLITDAVTECSSGPYQHRLLGDKFVMPDGTLSGSSLTMLQAVKNCVNHCNIDLSDAIKMSSLYPARLIGEDGFKGKIGAGYQADFLVLDKELSLKEVIFNGEVFHN